The following are encoded in a window of Podospora pseudoanserina strain CBS 124.78 chromosome 6, whole genome shotgun sequence genomic DNA:
- a CDS encoding hypothetical protein (EggNog:ENOG503P4GU) — protein sequence MSMKLPLHLGALKSLTLTRDTTLAEFSCVKSKGLFSYLTTLAVGGLIVREFLEGLGDFPTLFPNLRFVEWDEDYVEPGLEGEEGLYVLGGSIEIIEELAALGAIFPSVQKLSIPVRRSKGDRYEVPLYKAIGTEFPNIERLSLTLDAGLQVFDGDNEVYHSVVFIEPRKKQKEQSKVQSTEGAILRHGFNLLELLPTMRTMNQHRWEWSEDSVLLKQGDPGFTFNQNILDVMVNSAIDGKLARQFFDIVAASSPKLQRMIVRTRGCNLSVRTVRKVKEQRHFSDDSWPYREDPVGREDDEMASLMHALQKQWVVDRCLGGGGRSGDGPGVVKVKEIRGEMSTRQRILQEYLENEPLKVEEKGGLPLHFRYLWPRVDEGSKWWWKDWQSWA from the exons ATGAGTATGAAGCTACCTCTACACCTCGGCGCTCTGAAGAGTTTGACCCTGACACGCGACACTACACTGGCTGAATTCAGCTGTGTGAAGAGCAAGGGGCTATTCTCCTATTTAACGACACTTGCTGTCGGCGGGCTTATTGTGCGCGAGTTTTTAGAAGGTCTAGGAGACTTCCCGACACTGTTCCCTAA CCTCCGCTTTGTCGAATGGGATGAGGACTACGTTGAGCCTGGcctggagggcgaggaaggtcTATATGTCCTCGGGGGATCTATTGAAATCATAGAGGAACTAGCCGCGCTCGGGGCTATCTTTCCATCCGTCCAGAAGCTGTCTATCCCAGTCAGGCGCTCCAAAGGCGACAGGTACGAAGTCCCATTGTACAAGGCCATCGGGACTGAGTTCCCTAATATCGAACGACTGTCCCTCACGCTCGACGCGGGACTCCAAGTGTTTGATGGCGACAATGAAGTTTACCATAGCGTAGTCTTTATCGAACCACgcaagaagcagaaggagcAGTCAAAGGTGCAATCAACAGAGGGCGCGATTTTGAGGCACGGCTTTAATCTACTGGAGTTGCTTCCGACCATGCGAACGATGAATCAGCATCGCTGGGAATGGTCTGAAGATTCGGTGCTCTTGAAGCAGGGAGACCCAGGCTTCACCTTCAACCAAAACATTCTGGACGTGATGGTCAACTCAGCGATTGATGGAAAGTTGGCAAGGCAGTTCTTTGATATCGTGGCGGCTTCCTCTCCAAAGCTGCAAAGAATGATAGTGCGCACTAGGGGTTGCAATTTGAGTGTGCGTACTGTCCGTAAGGTCAAAGAGCAGCGCCATTTCAGTGATGATTCTTGGCCCTACCGGGAGGATCCGGTAGGCCGGGAAGACGATGAGATGGCGTCATTGATGCACGCACTTCAGAAGCAGTGGGTTGTTGACAggtgtcttggtggtggtggacgcAGCGGTGATGGTCCTGGCGttgtgaaggtgaaggagattAGGGGGGAGATGTCAACACGGCAAAGAATCTTGCAGGAATATTTGGAGAACGAACCGCTgaaggtcgaggagaagggtggATTGCCGTTGCATTTTAGGTACCTCTGGCCGCGGGTAGACGAGGGGAgtaagtggtggtggaaagatTGGCAGAGTTGGGCTTGA
- a CDS encoding hypothetical protein (EggNog:ENOG503PEYK) yields MDRSPNTRDSGPPDNCNAVPRSIFFRIFAFSYSGALRYHTVQPMHCIQRNQNLREDKDGVIAALVRFRKTKSEELRFVQGAAALSGAAVIGVFSWPSTERTIWVAKMLWNWSLFLSFFALISSAHQRLLRRLPENSSDELSDADLAICLCLFLQPPAPPGPGDRMFHRGISRKMVWFWQCPTMLMSYSWVLFLVGYAIHLLTPVFDASLAEYTTIPAIVTVCGCAIVVGNFFFCAELCQSRISKASDGTGEIAPRRLPV; encoded by the exons ATGGATAGATCACCTAACACCCGGGACTCAGGTCCACCAGATAACTGTAACGCAGTCCCCAGAAGCATCTTCTTCCGGATCTTTGCCTTCAGCTATTCCGGAGCTTTGCGCTATCACACCGTCCAGCCAATGCATTGCATCCAGCGCAACCAAAACCTTCGCGAGGACAAGGATGGAGTCATCGCAGCACTGGTTCGTTTCCGTAAGACTAAATCAGAGGAGCTGAGATTTGTACAAGGAGCA GCAGCGCTCTCCGGAGCAGCAGTCATAGGCGTCTTCTCCTGGCCCTCGACAGAAAGAACAATCTGGGTGGCCAAGATGCTCTGGAACTGGAGTTTattcctctccttctttgcACTGATCAGCTCGGCGCACCAAcggcttcttcgtcgtcttcccGAGAACTCGAGTGACGAGCTCAGCGATGCCGACCTGGCGATATGCCTCTGTTTATTCCTGCAACCTCCTGCCCCGCCAGGGCCAGGGGATAGGATGTTCCATCGGGGGATCAGTCGCAAGATGGTCTGGTTTTGGCAGTGCCCGACTATGCTCATGAGCTATTCTTGGGTTTTATTCTTGGTTGGGTACGCGATACATTTGTTGACGCCGGTTTTTGATGCTTCCCTGGCGGAGTATACAACAATC CCTGCGATCGTCACTGTGTGTGGGTGCGCGATTGTTGTCGGcaatttctttttctgtgcAGAATTGTGCCAGAGCCGTATCTCAAAAGCCAGCGATGGGACCGGTGAGATTGCCCCGAGGAGGTTGCCGGTATGA
- a CDS encoding hypothetical protein (EggNog:ENOG503P7JH) — protein MTEEQRDVYLYRRPITSLAKVPVLNKWAFASINHWAVCVGETCYEVARIHGHHPTGKSHDIRVLTKAEWIQYAQQQKLAYQYANYGKCNAKWKDDDIKECADDIWERIFDGTYENFESNCQEFAHLLMRCIVDDLREDTIPRRWQEYNPDGLVPATLMGGGPGITIGTMGAAKGTAVAATTGAGVITMTDLVATWGILTGISAVVAFSSYIYKKHKRHKKSTAVVREWHSAMKTTTRKGWRRVFSRSSWRRMWDEL, from the exons ATGACAGAGGAACAGCGAGATGTCTATCTTTACAGGCGGCCCATTACTAGCCTTGCCAAAGTCCCCGTGCTCAACAAATGGGCCTTTGCCTCCATCAACCACTGGGCAGTCTGCGTTGGCGAAACATGCTACGAGGTTGCCCGCATCCACGGCCACCACCCAACGGGGAAATCTCACGACATACGCGTCCTTACCAAGGCAGAATGGATTCAGTAtgcccaacaacaaaagctTGCCTACCAATATGCGAATTACGGGAAATGCAATGCCAAATGGAAGGATGACGACATCAAGGAATGCG CGGACGACATATGGGAACGAATCTTCGACGGAACCTATGAAAACTTCGAATCGAACTGCCAAGAATTCGCCCATTTGCTTATGCGGTGCATTGTCGACGATCTGCGTGAAGACACAATCCCAAGACGGTGGCAGGAATACAACCCGGATGGTCTCGTACCGGCAACActgatggggggagggccTGGTATCACAATAGGCACAATGGGCGCGGCCAAGGGGACGGCAGTGGCTGCGACAACAGGTGCAGGTGTAATAACCATGACGGATCTCGTTGCCACGTGGGGCATCCTGACGGGAATCTCGGCAGTGGTTGCCTTTTCGTCATATATATACAAGAAGCACAAACGACACAAAAAGAGCACGGCAGTGGTCAGGGAGTGGCACTCTGCAATGAAGACCACAACCAGGAAAGGATGGCGTCGGGTCTTTTCCAGGAGCTCGTGGCGTCGCATGTGGGATGAACTCTGA
- a CDS encoding hypothetical protein (EggNog:ENOG503P4GU): MALKKLPLELQTRICELLEDHRDSLVSLSLANRHFRAVANTCLLNRLTFNATTDGLEELVEGCSRFLRQNDGFRHVRILVVLGSTVESENLTANGSQRVYFGRGPFDEVKQDRFYRFPYYWLTLNSPPAPPARHGIPPHAWQSADRWDKNWQPLANFISLLPGLTDLIYKAME, translated from the coding sequence ATGGCTTTGAAAAAGCTCCCCCTGGAGTTGCAGACACGTATTTGCGAACTGTTGGAGGATCATCGTGATAGTCTGGTATCGCTCTCCTTGGCGAACCGGCATTTTCGGGCGGTTGCCAATACGTGCCTGCTGAACCGTTTGACCTTCAATGCCACAACTGATGGTCTTGAGGAATTGGTCGAAGGTTGCTCCCGGTTCCTCCGCCAGAATGACGGCTTCCGTCACGTCCGAATTCTCGTTGTCCTTGGCTCAACCGTCGAGAGCGAGAACCTCACCGCCAATGGATCACAAAGGGTATATTTTGGGCGAGGCCCCTTTGATGAAGTCAAGCAAGACAGATTCTATAGGTTTCCTTATTACTGGCTGACGTTGAACAGCCCACCGGCGCCGCCCGCCCGGCATGGCATACCGCCTCATGCCTGGCAGAGTGCTGACCGGTGGGACAAGAATTGGCAGCCATTGGCCAACTTCATCAGCTTGTTACCAGGACTGACTGACCTCATATACAAAGCGATGGAGTAG
- a CDS encoding hypothetical protein (COG:C; EggNog:ENOG503NUNA) yields MRITSVRTRRWLLLSALHFKHQDLDRVRQTGRWIVAEAERNHVSRVVICGDLLISRTMQPTHVFSACYRFISHLNDVAEFESLALRWTVTLKGIINGPGDRFEEMCRFYERHHIRPVVDRSFGFEEAVEAMKYLASGSHFGKVVVKVE; encoded by the exons ATGCGTATAACCTCGGTTCGCACGCGGCGATGGCTTTTACTTAGCGCCCTCCACTTCAAGCATCAAGACTTGGATAGAGTACGGCAAACGGGGCGATGGATCGTTGCGGAGGCAGAGCGAAATCATGTCTCGCGGGTGGTGATATGCGGTGACCTCTTGATCAGCCGGACGATGCAGCCCACACATGTGTTTTCTGCCTGTTACCGTTTCATCAGCCATCTCAACGACGTC GCCGAATTTGAATCTTTGGCCCTGCGGTGGACGGTGACGTTGAAGGGGATTATCAACGGCCCGGGGGATAGGTTCGAGGAGATGTGTCGGTTCTATGAGAGGCATCATATcaggccggtggtggatcGTTCGtttgggtttgaggaggcggttgaggcGATGAAGTATCTGGCGAGTGGGTCACACTTTGGGAAGGTGGTTGTGAAGGTTGAGTAG
- a CDS encoding hypothetical protein (EggNog:ENOG503P454) codes for MANNNHNPSKTPPLLLILPLLALGICGTMVNGFQTGYFSILTATSGNLDGVPYVPGGPESFDPRYTGNKALDTRMGILIGFFSGLVNGERNWDVDLAYVWTMGMFFSGWALVSVEAHRRANRGRVVSWTNTFGNIIQSFTYALTVPSYLILHLFTTSPATDDISVPEGEVRHLPLSMTLAYIVPAVIMSLPTPSIIPGKSHYDTTALWQVFPVLQFLIHRGMNFVCFPRKYNTTTTQYGVGKSLANHYRFVIFTSVVVHLPILLVCLTPSSMPFGPAWLKDMITQTTFSNVFVPYGVWNPPAVDLAKVAALGGENKADLSWLPGLTKHFLHYDIGCPSLAMVVWAGYNYMASVGKGSCVGIGKMVGWLLAGGPVALATVLMWERDERVSRGREGKKAQ; via the exons atggccaacaacaaccacaacccctccaaaacacccCCGCTTTTGCTCATCCTTCCCTTGTTGGCCCTGGGCATCTGCGGCACAATGGTCAATGGCTTCCAAACGGGATATTTCTCCATTCTGACCGCTACCTCTGGCAACTTGGACGGTGTACCTTACGTGCCTGGTGGACCGGAATCCTTTGACCCGCGTTATACTGGCAACAAAGCGCTAGACACACGCATGGGCATCCTCATCGGCTTCTTCAGCGGATTGGTCAACGGAGAAAGAAACTGGGATGTTGACCTCGCTTATGTCTGGACAATGGGGATGTTTTTCTCTGGATGGGCGCTGGTGAGTGTTGAGGCGCATCGGAGGGCGAATAGAGGGAGGGTTGTAAGCTG GACAAACACCTTTGGGAATATCATCCAGAGTTTCACCTATGCTTTGACTGTTCCGTCATATCTAATTTTGCATTTATTCACCACGTCCCCAGCAACGGATGATATTTCTGTTCCAGAAGGGGAAGTTCGACACTTGCCGTTGAGTATGACATTGGCATATATTGTCCCAGCCGTGATCATGTCATTGCCTACGCCATCGATCATCCCAGGAAAATCACACTACGACACCACGGCTCTGTGGCAGGTTTTCCCTGTTTTGCAATTTCTTATTCACCGCGGCATGAACTTTGTTTGCTTCCCTCGCAAGTACAACACGACAACGACACAGTATGGGGTAGGGAAGTCACTCGCCAACCACTACCGCTTCGTCATCTTCACTTCGGTTGTGGTCCATCTCCCTATCCTTTTGGTGTGTCtgacaccatcctcaatgCCGTTCGGACCGGCTTGGCTGAAGGACATGATCACCCAGACGACCTTCAGCAATGTGTTTGTCCCATATGGTGTTTGGAACCCGCCTGCGGTGGATCTGGCCAAGGTGGCTGcgctgggaggggagaatAAGGCTGATTTGAGCTGGTTGCCGGGGTTGACGAAGCATTTTTTGCATTATGATATTGGGTGTCCTAgtttggcgatggtggtttGGGCTGGGTACAACTACATGGCTTCTGTGGGTAAGGGTAGTTGTGTTGGGATCGGGAAAATGGTGGGATGGTTGCTGGCTGGTGGACCGGTGGCGTTGGCGACGGTTTtgatgtgggagagggatgagagggtgtcgaggggaagggagggaaagAAGGCTcaatag
- a CDS encoding hypothetical protein (EggNog:ENOG503NWPC; COG:M) — MHTSRDYRLLSYSLAVNYNGLWRNYLRCSRASGLFLIIGDVCNVCSPTLAPKRCLTIWNKRHLPSNSSSSRATGRVPTKLRHQKLQIAVRGPNMSRQHGPQEEATRNDPAPKDSQLTQHGTITRYRDRADAPVHGRLEQEYPYASLTKVGNIHLLHLIPSREHDGRIEARLVEYPLLQVTQVMHLYEALSYSWVTCDFSRSIYIDGLELLVTHNLHEALLCLRDPEIVRVLWIDVICISQINDTEKQGQIPLIPRIYSMANRVIQGNWLAACALVDALSDPLEYYDASEILQKLLHYENWTAQYWQFRPHYLGSGDEGEDYVREYSSTERQRWLSKPQDVGFVAHTTNRAVDKLLEVFSARRARVTPHRRSTLLPNDFPSTS, encoded by the coding sequence ATGCATACGTCTCGGGATTACAGATTACTCTCTTATTCCCTTGCAGTAAATTATAATGGACTTTGGAGAAACTACCTAAGATGTAGTCGCGCTAGCGGACTCTTTTTGATCATTGGAGACGTGTGTAATGTGTGTAGCCCCACATTGGCTCCCAAACGATGCCTTACGATATGGAACAAGCGTCATCTGCCTTCAAattcttcttcatcaagaGCAACAGGGCGGGTACCTACGAAACTGAGGCATCAAAAACTGCAAATTGCTGTCCGAGGTCCTAACATGTCACGGCAGCATGGACCCCAAGAGGAAGCTACCCGAAATGACCCGGCCCCGAAAGACAGTCAACTGACTCAGCATGGAACGATCACACGCTATAGGGATCGAGCAGACGCGCCTGTTCATGGCCGCCTTGAACAAGAATATCCTTATGCGTCTTTGACAAAGGTGGGGAATATTCATCTGCTCCATCTCATACCCAGTCGGGAACATGACGGTCGGATCGAAGCCAGACTTGTCGAGTATCCTTTGCTACAAGTGACGCAGGTAATGCATCTATATGAAGCCTTGTCTTACTCCTGGGTCACTTGCGACTTTTCCAGGAGTATATACATTGATGGCCTGGAGCTGCTGGTGACACACAACCTCCACGAGGCTTTGTTGTGTCTTCGTGATCCTGAGATTGTCAGGGTCCTGTGGATTGACGTTATCTGCATCAGCCAAATCAACGATACGGAGAAGCAGGGGCAGATCCCCTTAATACCCAGAATTTACAGTATGGCCAACCGCGTGATTCAAGGCAACTGGTTAGCCGCCTGCGCTTTAGTCGATGCTTTGAGTGACCCCCTCGAGTATTACGACGCAAGTGAGATCCTGCAGAAGTTGCTTCACTACGAGAATTGGACGGCACAATATTGGCAGTTCCGGCCCCATTATTTGGGTTctggtgatgaaggagaagattaTGTCCGGGAATACTCGAGTACAGAGAGGCAGAGGTGGCTCTCGAAACCCCAAGATGTTGGCTTTGTGGCACATACGACGAACCGAGCTGTGGATAAGCTCCTGGAAGTGTTTTCTGCGCGTCGAGCTCGTGTGACTCCTCATCGCCGATCGACCTTGCTCCCGAACGATTTCCCCTCCACGAGCTAG